The Panicum virgatum strain AP13 chromosome 5K, P.virgatum_v5, whole genome shotgun sequence genome has a window encoding:
- the LOC120710665 gene encoding 60S ribosomal protein L6, mitochondrial-like has protein sequence MEAKFIRLLKLVGVGFKARSESQGRELFLKLGYSHEVQFTAPPAVRVFCFKPNKICCIGIDKDRVHQFAGAIRSCKLPEVYKGKGVLYIDEVIKLKPIKKERKK, from the coding sequence ATGGAAGCCAAGTTCATCCGGCTTCTGAAGCTCGTGGGGGTCGGTTTCAAGGCGAGGTCAGAGAGCCAAGGCCGTGAGCTGTTCCTGAAATTAGGCTACAGCCACGAGGTGCAGTTCACCGCCCCGCCCGCCGTCCGCGtattctgctttaagcccaacaaAATCTGCTGCATCGGCATCGACAAGGACAGGGTTCACCAGTTCGCCGGCGCCATCCGGAGCTGCAAACTCCCAGAGGTGTACAAGGGGAAGGGCGTACTGTACATCGACGAGGTCATCAAGCTGAAGCCCATTAAGAAGGAGCGAAAGAAGTGA
- the LOC120707359 gene encoding mitogen-activated protein kinase kinase 9-like has translation MVVAAADVPLQSSVCAAFSPRRSMLQLHPAPPVAPHEFFHRIPAAPRETTKEAPAAAEAGELLRLSDLERVCYLGEGACGEVTKVRHRRTGAVFALKTAHYGGPGGAANEEAEALRRSAGSPHVVRCHAVLGGAAADAPALVLELMDAGTLGDVLGRRGGRGVPERALAEVAARCLQGLAHVHARGVAHLDLRPNNLLANSGGDVKIGDFSVSRILYGRDGESRRVSVAVGSPMYLSPERLEPDAHAGPRGTIAADVWGFGVTVLELFLGRRPFLAPGVKPSFEKLRQAICDGESLSALGSAAASPELRGFVAACLNKDPRRRATVAQLLAHPFVARRNVDESRRALQELIAETLEE, from the coding sequence ATGGTGGTGGCTGCGGCGGACGTCCCGCTCCAGAGCAGCGTCTGCGCCGCCTTCTCACCCCGGCGCTCGATGCTTCAGCTTCACCCGGCGCCCCCCGTCGCGCCGCACGAGTTCTTCCACCGGatccccgccgcgccccgcgaGACCACGAAGgaggcgccagcggcggcggaggccggcgagctgcTGCGGCTATCGGACCTGGAGCGGGTCTGCTACCTCGGCGAGGGCGCCTGCGGCGAGGTCACCAAggtgcgccaccgccgcaccggCGCCGTGTTCGCGCTCAAGACGGCCCACTACGGCGGACCCGGCGGCGCAGCGaacgaggaggccgaggcgctcCGCCGGTCCGCCGGGTCCCCGCACGTCGTGCGCTGTCACGCcgtcctcggcggcgccgccgccgacgcgcccgCGCTCGTGCTCGAGCTCATGGACGCCGGGACGCTCGGCGACGTCctcggccgccggggagggcgCGGGGTCCCGGAGCGCGCGCTGGCCGAGGTGGCCGCGCGGTGCCTCCAGGGGCTGGCCCACGTGCACGCCCGCGGCGTCGCGCACCTCGACCTGAGGCCCAACAACCTCCTCGCCAACTCCGGCGGCGACGTCAAGATCGGCGATTTCAGCGTGTCCAGGATCCTCTACGGCCGCGATGGCGAGAGCCGCAGGGTCTCCGTCGCCGTCGGCTCGCCCATGTACCTGAGCCCCGAGCGGTTGGAGCCCGACGCGCACGCCGGGCCGCGcggcaccatcgccgccgacgtcTGGGGCTTCGGCGTCACGGTCCTGGAGCTCTTCCTGGGGCGGCGGCCTTTTCTCGCCCCAGGGGTGAAGCCGTCGTTCGAGAAGCTGAGGCAGGCGATCTGCGACGGGGAGTCACTGTCAGCGCtcgggagcgcggcggcgtcgccggagCTGCGCGGGTTCGTGGCCGCGTGCCTGAACAAGGACCCGAGGCGGCGCGCCACGGTGGCGCAGCTGCTGGC